A genome region from Euphorbia lathyris chromosome 4, ddEupLath1.1, whole genome shotgun sequence includes the following:
- the LOC136227530 gene encoding flavonol sulfotransferase-like codes for METEEKEINISTLPQESSWHVSHNLYKYEGFWCYSNFLEGIILFKKNFNPQPNDILLCSFPKSGTTWLKSLSVAISTRSKFPGTDLNSSTNPLLTKLPHDIVPFQEFLYSLGHERDIQNPLISTHFPFNSLPKSILNSNTKIIYVCRDSKDVFVSMWHYMSNKKLGDVKLITFQEAYEKFCNGVSAYGPYWDHVLGYWKASLEFPDRVLFLKYEELQNDTCFYVKKMADFMGCPFSVDEEKQGIVEKIVQFCSFENLSNLEVNKSKETSNHIPYKIENNAFFRKGKIGDWKNYITVEMDKRLDQITSQKFDGFGLYFEKN; via the coding sequence ATGGAAACcgaagaaaaagaaatcaacATCTCAACTCTTCCCCAAGAATCAAGCTGGCATGTTTCACACAATTTATACAAATACGAAGGATTTTGGTGCTATTCAAATTTTTTGGAAGGAATTATATTGTTTAAGAAAAACTTCAATCCTCAACCCAACGATATTCTCCTTTGCAGCTTTCCAAAGTCAGGCACAACTTGGCTTAAGTCCCTATCTGTTGCCATTTCAACTAGATCTAAGTTTCCTGGAACTGATCTGAATTCCTCTACAAATCCTTTACTCACTAAGCTTCCACATGATATTGTGCCGTTTCAGGAATTTCTTTATTCCCTTGGACATGAAAGGGACATTCAGAATCCCTTAATTTCGACCCATTTCCCTTTCAATTCCTTGCCTAAATCCATTCTCAACTCCAACACTAAAATCATTTATGTGTGTAGGGATTCCAAGGATGTTTTTGTTTCGATGTGGCATTACATGTCTAATAAGAAGTTAGGTGATGTAAAGTTAATTACATTCCAAGAGGCCTATGAAAAGTTCTGCAATGGAGTTTCAGCTTATGGACCGTATTGGGATCATGTGTTAGGATATTGGAAAGCAAGCTTGGAATTTCCTGACAGAGTATTGTTTCTGAAATATGAAGAGCTGCAGAATGACACTTGCTTTTATGTGAAGAAAATGGCTGATTTCATGGGCTGTCCTTTCTCGGTTGATGAAGAGAAACAAGGTATTGTGGAGAAGATTGTTCAATTCTGTAGTTTTGAGAATTTGAGCAATTTAGAGGTGAATAAGAGCAAAGAAACTTCCAACCATATCCcttacaaaattgaaaacaatgCATTCTTCAGGAAAGGTAAAATTGGAGACT